AGGTCAAGTTGGCAAAGAACTATTTAGTAACATATCACAGAACCCCCAAATAGTCCCCAGAATTCTTTGCAAATAATACCCCTATCGGCATTAAGGCAGATTGCTAAATAAAATTTGCTAATTTAGCAATTTATAATATTGTTAAGTATAGACCATCACAGAAAAAGAATTTAAATTCCACTGGTTGATAATCCTTCAAACTAATAAGGTATTGCAGAAAGAACAGATAAAGTAGTTCCATGTAGTTTGCTTTTGTTTTTCCTTCAAGTTAAGTTAGAAATTGCTAAATTAATGATGTTTGGATTAACCATATCAAGAGACTACAATTGGCAGTGTTAGCAGGAAAATGCTTGAAGGAAATACAGCAGGCAGGACCAGACCATGCCAGTCATATGCAACATATAACATTGTTTCTCAGTAGAGACCCGAAAGATTCTTTTTGAAAAGTCATTGATcaacttgtaaaatgttgtaggtaacacaacctaccttCTCAGGTTGCTGTGATCTTAGATAATCCAACAGGTCGTTCTTTTGAAACAAGATCCTAGCTTATGTGAATGGCAGTTGACGATGCTGACAGATAGCCTGTACAAGAAAGTCTAAGAGCCAGATTCATCCTCAATATATCGAACTAAAGACAAGTCGACAAATGTTTGATTTTGaaactatataaatatatacaaatatacatgagGAATCAATTCATCACATATAAGTATACCCTTCAAAATATCTAGGGTGTTTAGCAAGAACAGTATCAGTAGAGTGATACAGTTATCCTTAAGAATAAGAATGCATCCATATGTAGATTCCACATAAGGTCAGCAACGCTGCTACCTGCAGTTGAACAGCCATGGAGCTGACTGACCATTTTTCTATTACTAGAGAAACTATCAGTGGACGTTGCTAAATGACCATCTAGATAGGGATATTATTTACCAATTTTATTTACAAACAATCAGTGGACAAGTGGTCAAGTCCAACAACACCTTGAGTTTTGAGTAAAAGAAAACATTAACATTAATTCACAACAGAGGATATTGCTTAAATGTAAAGTTAAGCTATATGTGGGCTTAGAACATATGTCAAGGATTAATGTGTGTAAAAGAGTAAAACAAGGATAGTTGGACACCACCTATACAGATGCAAAACTTGGATACTAGCGCAGGAACTATATTTAAGACCATGAATCCTCCTATGGTTAACACTAACAAACAATGGTTGTTTGTGAAGGATAGCTATCATTGTCTGTACAAAGAAATGGATGTTTAATTGAAGAGTCAGGATAAGGTAATCCCTCCATGATAGTAACATCCATTTGTTTTCACAACATATAGGAAACAATAAAAAAACCATAAATTTACAGAATAAAGGTAAAACCTCCCTTTATATAGACTATTTGTACCATATGGGCATTTTAAAAACAGGCAGCCTAATGCATAAGGCTCTCACCAATATTGGCTTCGCAGAGGGTTAATGTGCACAGTCTTATCCATGCAAATAGAATAGGTGATTTCTGCTACAGCATGGCTGTCGTTTTTCCTAGTTAAGATATAGATgtttgatttaaaaaatttaacataGCACTCACATCTTTCTAAATAAGATTCTGTTGTTTCTGAATTAAATTAAAAGCTGGACAAAAATGACTTTTTTGttaaacaaaagagagatttcccAACAGACTCCAAATAATTACCAAAGAGGCTTGCAAATTTTTATCTTATGACAACATCATgaaaaataatcaattaaaaacATGAACCTTTCATTACTCACTCTCGCTTTCCAACAGAGAGCAGCATGTTTTGGGCCCAAGCAATTGCCTATACTTCCCTTCCCCATATAATAAAAAGCCTAGCAGGGTGCAAATGTATGGATCAATTAAAAAGTTAGCTGTCTAAATGCACAGATCAGAGTTTAGTTGAGTTTGGTGTTCTAGAACCCCAAACAAGGCAATTGGGTTTCCTACTAACCATATGCAACTGATCCTTATAAAAAAGTATATGACATAGGCCAACTTGGAAGGACTGATGTAAAAATTTGTAAAAATGTTTGAATATAATGTCATATGCATTTTTGTTGCCTACACTGTCTTCATCAAAGAAACCGATAACTTGAAGAATAGTTCCCAGCGAGCTTCCACCAGGACATGAAACTGGTTGGATGGAAGAAGAACCAACATGCCTGAAATAGCCCTTTTCATTCAATCCACTGTATCAGCTGATACATTTTCTTCGATAAGGCTCACGTCCAAAGGCCCTATCTCTTGTATCAAGTTGAAGAGCATGAACTTCTGACAGAACATCAATGTAGCTCTTGAGGAGATCAACTTGCATCAGATATACCGGTGTTAAAAGACAAGGTCCCAAAAAAAGAACTATGGCCAACTATATATTATGTACAATTGCAAGATCCTACTATCATGCTACCATATTGTATTCACTCAATCTTAATAAATTTCACAAGTTGATTGTCTTCTTATAACTCTGGAAGCTTTACTTTCTTAGAAATTAAAAGCTTTTATCAGAACCTATATCTTACTGGGTTCAGCTCCTATCTCCATAAGTGCTAACCAATAGCATAGTGTATGTACTAAGTATTCTTGCAAAAAGCATGTACTATGTAGGTACAGTTTGACATCCACATTCAATAAATGCAAAACTTAGGAAGAAGTTACATCAAGTGTAGTGCATGACATGGTTTTACGGTTTGAAGGCATTGTCTCATTATGAACTGAAAATACCCAAAAAATTCATGCCTGACAAACAGCATGTCTAAGCATTCTTTTCCATCCAAGCTTATCGGATCCATCAAAATTCAgagttttatttttaattttcaaacTAAGTGAGCTTTTTCACTTCTCTCTATATCAACACATGATTTCACACAACTACTTCCCGACAGATACGTAGATTGCATCTGTATTGAAGGAACAGTCTTCTCGAGATTGTGTTGGTTTCCGTACTGGCAATAAATTTTTGAGTGGAAACCAAAATTTCACCATACACCACTGAAATCAAATTAACACCAAATTGGCCTTCATCCGGTACGTAAATCTATCTCCGTCCCAAGGTATCACCCGTTGATCCACAAGAATTGAACATCGACCAAAAGAAAACCCACGGGTCAATGAATTCAATCTAGTTTGAGACAAGAAACCAAGCTGCTCAAAGAAAGAATCTTACAGGCGCTTTGACATGCAGAAAGCATGGGAGACCGATAAGCAAAGAACCATAGCAGTACCGAGTTCAAGGAAGCAGACAATTCAAGAAGGGTTCAAGAACTAACCTTGCACAATTGCTTCTGGGCTCTGACCTTGGCCTCGAATTCATTGAACGGAGCGGCGGTGCAGGCGACGATGATGGGCAACCGGGGCTTCGAGGGTTCAAAGGGGGAACCGGAAGGGGAACGTAAAGACACCGACGGACGGCAGCAGAGAGACAGCGAGACGGAGGAGGAGGCCGCGGTCACGAGAGGAACGAAGACGGGGGGTAGAAACGCGACGGTCGTCGGCATGTTATCCGCCGTCCCTctcgcccctctctctctctctctctctccggcaGCTCGGTCTCCCCCCTTTCTGTTGTCGTGGCGTGCGTTGGCGCTCGTTAGGGAGGTCCAGCTCGCGGGGCTTGTATCGGCCACGTGGTGACGCCACGAGGATACTGTGCCACACCCGTCGTAGGAGCGATGCCACCTGGCATACCACTGCAACAACCGTCGATGCCTGTGTCTCGGCCGAGGGACCAAACACACGAACACGGTTTCTAATTGCCCGGGACATGCGGGAACCGCGTGTAGGGTGCCCTGATGAACATTGGCTTGCAACCCCTCGATTAAAAATTACCTCACTATATCTGTATTCGTTCTCTTATTCATTTTtctgataataataaataataaaaatcgaTATGTATACGTGTCGGTCGGACATCATGTCAAAACAGATCCGAATGGCGACGCCAATCTGCCCTTAATTCTCCGCGTGCGACTCGCTGGTCCGAGTACGAACACCCAACCCCGTACAGTCGCGCATCACCAGGATATCGCTGTCGCTGCAGCACCATCGATCCGATTCGGCCCCTTTTATCACCAAGCCATCAATTCCCTGCCTTCCTTATCTTCCCACCACTTTCTCCGGACAATGAGCGCGCCTCAAAGCAGTCGGATGCCGATGCCCGTCGTCCAATTTAACATCACACTTTGAGGTACGAAGGAAAAATGCTGCAAGAAGGATGAGCGGACCATGTCGTGACAGCTCAAAAGCGTCACGAAATTCGTCGCCGATGACTTCTTCCTCACGCCCCTCACCCATTGTCACCTTCTACAGACTTGTACCCGCACGCAACCGATTTGCTGCGTATCGATTGGATCCCGCGTTGGGCTCCAGCTGCTGGCCCGTTTATAAGGCAGGTGGACATGTGAGCTTCTTATGAACGGGCTGCGTCGATACCTCCTGCGATTAAGCCCTGCAGTCTTTTAGCCATTTTCCTACCATTGCTTTTGTTAATAGCGACGATTCGTGTGGCTGCGGGTCAGAAGCTTTACATCGTGATTTAGGAGTAACGAAAGGAAAAGCGTTAGACGGAAGggcgcacagagagagagagagagagagagcgcacaTCACCAAACACCTCGCTGAGTGTACCACGTCGCCGATTGCCGATGGCGTCCTCCCTCGACGCCGACGATAAGTCCCGCCCCGTTTCGTTCCCCCTTCGCCTCCTCTCGCCGCCTTCCACGTTTCCTCAGAAGCCTCAtgaagaggaggcggaggagaaggAGGCGAAGCCCCTCCTCCCGATCAGATCTGATGGGAAGGAGCTCAAAGGCAGCGgctgcgacgacgacgacgacgaggaggcGTCGGAGCGTGCGTATGAGGCCAGCGAGAAGGTTGTCATCGCCGAGGACGACGCCGAGGGTGACGGATCCGCGCCGCCGCCATTCTCGTGGAAGAAGCTGTGGCTATTCACCGGGCCGGGGTTCTTGATGAGCATAGCGTTCCTGGATCCGGGGAACCTGGAGGGGGATCTCCAGGCCGGCGCCATCGCGGGGTACTCGTTGCTGTGGCTGCTGCTGTGGGCGACGGCGATGGGGCTCTTGATCCAGATGCTGTCGGCGAGGCTGGGCGTCGCCACGGGGCGGCACCTCGCGGAGCTGTGCCGGGAGGAGTACCCTAGGTGGGCGCGGCTGGCGCTGTGGTTCATGGCGGAGGTGGCCATGATCGGGGCGGACATCCAGGAGGTGATCGGGAGCGCCATCGCGATCAAGATCCTGAGCCGTGGTGTTCTTCCGCTCTGGGTTGGGGTCATCATCACGGCTATGGATTGGTAGGACCTCAATTAGTTCGTTAGAGTTGCTGTTAGTTACTCTATTTCTTaccggaaagaaaaaaaatcacatcTTTTATTTGCAAGTGAAGATAAGTTTGCGTTGTCCAGGAATATGCTTTATGTCTCTCCTTCGCTATTGGAAATCTAATATCTTTCTGTTGATGCATTATAAGCTGCAAAATCACATTGACTGAACAGTATTCTCTTTCTGTCGATGTCATATAATTGTATAGACtaatagaagaaataaaataagaTACCATGATCATAAAATAATTTGGTGTTACAACTTATTTGATTATGTTAAGATACATATTGATATTAGTTTATCAGTTAATTTCCTTTCACAGTTGACTGGGAATTCACTACTTATTTCAATATAATATGGCATGTCATTATTTGTTCTGTTAACACATAGTTATACCTATAACTTCTCTTGCAGCTTTATTTTTCTGTTCCTTGAGAACTATGGTGTGAGGAAGTTAGAAGGCTTTTTTGCAGTTCTCATTACAACAATGGCTTCTTCGTTTGCATGGATGTTCAGAGAAGCCAAGCCTAGTGAAAAGGAGCTTCTGATCGGTACACAACCCATTCCAATGTTATGATATGTGATTGTGATTTGCTCATTCCTTGCTTTAAGCTTGGTTGGCTCTAGACCAAAAGTTTCTCTTGTTTTGTCTTTGCAGGTGTTTTGGTTCCAAAACTAGGCTCGAAAACAATAAGGCAGGCTGTTGGAGTCGTTGGTTGTGTGATAATGCCCCACAATGTCTTCCTGCATTCTGCTCTTGTACAATCAAGAAAGGTTGACCCTGACAAGAAAAGCCACGTTCGAGAGGCACTAAGATATTACTCCATAGAGTCAACAATTGCCCTAATTGTCTCATTCATGATAAATCTATTTGTTACAACAGTTTTTGCAAAGGGATTTTATGGTACTAAAGAAGCAGAAAATATAGGTCTCGAGAATGCTGGGAAATTTCTACAAGAGAAGTATGGGGGAGGTATATTTCCTATTTTATATATCTGGGGAATAGGTTTACTAGCAGCTGGGCAAAGTAGTACGCTTACTGGCACATATGCTGGACAATTTATCATGGGTGGATTTCTAAATCTTCGTTTGAAAAAATGGATCAGGTCATTGATCACCAGAAGCTTTGCGATTGTCCCAACTATAGTCGTTGCTCTATTCTTCGATACATCTGACTCCGCATTAGATGTTTTGAATCAGTGGCTTAATGTACTTCAGTCGGTTCAGATACCATTTGCTCTCATTCCACTCCTAACTTTGGTGTCGAAGGAGCAAGTTATGGGAGACTTTAAGATCAGCCGTGCCATTCAAGTAAGCCATGAGTTCCAAACTCCTATAGAGTACTGTTTTATTATCTTTTACCacatatattaaattaaattaatccaTATTATGATTTAATTCAACCAGAAACTTATCATATACAATAAAAAATGGGGTAACCCTTTTTCCCTTCCTGGACCATTTAGTAAGGTCATGATTTGACTTaatttttttacatattatacaTAATGGATTTACTTGGACCAATACATGATATTCTTGTAGCATTTCTGGGGTCAGTTCTTGTATTAGGTGGTCTGAGGGTAGTATTACTTACCAATCTTATTTATTCTGCTTTTTCGTTGGGATTGGTTCTTGTTTGTATATCCTTATTCTACATTCCATCAAACTCCTTTTTTGTAGCTGCCTCACAGCTTCTTATTTGTGGTAATGTTCATGAATGGTTTAGAATATTCCAATGATTCATATTTTTGGACCATTCGAGATGGAGTCACTTCATTGGTTTGTACAAGTATTCTTTTTTCACTGAGTACTACTATATCAAATACGTCATGGTGTGGaattatttggaattttggactacaagatcaaaccagattaTAGAACAGGACCTAATAAGTAATGATCAACAAATTGGGATTCATTTATCGACAGATTTTTATCTTCCCTTTGAACTAATTTCTATAATTCTTTTAGTTTTCTTGATAGGTGCAATTACTATGGCTCACCAATGATAAATTCTTAGAATTAAAaaagaattaaattttttttagaagTTTCATGCTATTACCCTTATTTGTTAATTTGGGTTCTTAACTGGCAAATATCTTTGTTCTTAATTTTTGAACATGTCACCTTTATCAGATCTAGTGTGAAATATGACTTGGAAAGATTTACAAAAATTTTAGTTCTGAGAGAAGGGATGTCATTTCATGTTGCTATGGTGTGTTACACCAACTCTTTGGGAACTATGCTTTGGATATGAAGCTTTTACCCAACTGTGTAGCATGTCAGCATGTTCTAGATTCTTTTCCTGTCTAGTGGAATCTGTAGGGTCTGCTTCATATATCGGCCGGTCAAGAGAGGTCTACTTTATAGAAAACCTAAAATCCCTTGGGGTTTTTGTGCTTGGGAAATTATGTCTAGTGACTACTAAAGCATACCCGGTGCATGAGGCTCCTGCTAATTCATGGTCTTGAGAGGGTCAACATATGGTTGTTTTTGAGATCCGAACCCTGGTCTCCCAGGTTGCAAAGTAGCAAACTCATTTTTGCAATGTCCACCCTCTTGATGGTGACCACTCTTGCACCAAAATTCTTCTTATGTGAACCTGTCAAATGACCAACAAAGCGTGATTTACAAAATCCTTACGCCACTAAGAGAGTTACCATGTagaattttttctttattatattttttgaacATAAGTCCCCTAATCTCTATTCCTTCTCTACCTCAAGAATGATTGGCCTCTTTACTTTAGCTCTTTAAAGGAAACATGGCCTTTCAATTTTTGATAAGAAATTTAAGATAATATACCCCTCCCTGTATGCACCTGGAGAATTTTCTGGCCAATTGTCGGCTGTGATTTTAGTAGCTTTTATTGGTGCTTTCCTACTGTTGGCATACAGATTACAGAATAATACAATAAATAAATGAGATAAATTGTAAAGGAGGTCCTGCTGTTCATGTGTCTTCTCCTAAGCATTTTTTCTTCATAATTGTTCTAAAATCAAATTAAGGGTGTCATGTTCTATCAGGAAATAAGTCCATGCTGTACACCATCATGTAGATTGTTAGGTTGTCTCATTTTTGTCTTCAATATTTGATTCACTCATACAAAAGCTTGACATTTAGAATAGAATGGGTTGGCTATGTTTGTGTTTATTCTTGTTCGCTGTATATCCTTTGTGCACTTGGTAATTCTATGGATTAAAGATGTTGGATATTTTGTTTTAAACATctgtattttatatttctttaacAAAGAACCAAACATATCAAAACATCAGGGGTGAATTGGTGATGTTTGCTTAAGGAAGACTAGACTGACAATGATCATAAACAAGCTTTCTTGTGATGGAATACATGGACTAGTAGAAAATAAGCCACATGCGGATAGATTTTCAACCGAACAACTGACTGTTGGTTTTTCCCATAGTTGATCTGATAAGCTTGTTGACCACACTTGTGGTTCCAAGAAATTGTTTTTAGTTGTAGCATAGTGAAAATAGGATGAAATATATACAAAGTTCTGGTGAAAACTCATCAGCAGCATTGTCATCCACTTTGTTCTTCTATGTTAAGATTCCAGCAAGTTCACCCTCATCCTTCGGTTAATATATATTCACTACCTTCTATTAGGGTGGTTAGTCATGCTGTGTGTTCTTGCTAACATCATTGACCTCAGTCATTGTTTGTGTTCGCCGCAGATGCTAATGTGGATTGTTGCTGCCCTCCTAATAATAATCAACGGCTATCTTTTGCTGGAATTCTTTTCCACTGAGATACGTGGTCT
Above is a genomic segment from Musa acuminata AAA Group cultivar baxijiao chromosome BXJ3-4, Cavendish_Baxijiao_AAA, whole genome shotgun sequence containing:
- the LOC135634849 gene encoding metal transporter Nramp6-like → MASSLDADDKSRPVSFPLRLLSPPSTFPQKPHEEEAEEKEAKPLLPIRSDGKELKGSGCDDDDDEEASERAYEASEKVVIAEDDAEGDGSAPPPFSWKKLWLFTGPGFLMSIAFLDPGNLEGDLQAGAIAGYSLLWLLLWATAMGLLIQMLSARLGVATGRHLAELCREEYPRWARLALWFMAEVAMIGADIQEVIGSAIAIKILSRGVLPLWVGVIITAMDCFIFLFLENYGVRKLEGFFAVLITTMASSFAWMFREAKPSEKELLIGVLVPKLGSKTIRQAVGVVGCVIMPHNVFLHSALVQSRKVDPDKKSHVREALRYYSIESTIALIVSFMINLFVTTVFAKGFYGTKEAENIGLENAGKFLQEKYGGGIFPILYIWGIGLLAAGQSSTLTGTYAGQFIMGGFLNLRLKKWIRSLITRSFAIVPTIVVALFFDTSDSALDVLNQWLNVLQSVQIPFALIPLLTLVSKEQVMGDFKISRAIQMLMWIVAALLIIINGYLLLEFFSTEIRGLLLGSICSAAIAVYTIFVIYLILYGGDFTTQLASAIHRRFRPGQNYFCSIL